The region GCCGGCTGGGGTTGTTTGTGCATGTGACGGCCGGTTTTGGCGACGTGGGTTTTTGCGGTTTCTGGACGCTGGAGATGTTTGCGGTACAGCCGGTGCGAATTTACCCGGGCGTGCCGATCTGCCAGATTTTTTATCATCAAGTGTGCGGCGAGATTACGGAATATCAGAGCGACAAGTACCAGCACAATCGCGACATTCAGCCAAGCCTGCTGTTCAAGGAACTCAATCCTGACGAGCAGCGCGACCCGCAACTCAAACTAGAGTTTGGCATGGAGCGGTCGCACTAAGTGTTTCGGCGACCAAGCCAGCGCTGAGTAAGGTGGTTGTACTCAATTGCAAACGGCGGCAGAGTATTGGGCGCTATCGGCAAATTCGACCCGATTGCGGCCGTCGTTTTTGGCTTGGTACAAAGCGGCATCGGCGGCGCGGAGCAGACTGATGGCATCGGTGTTTTGATCAGGTTGCGCCACCGTTACGCCAATGCTGGCGGTGACGGTGACAGGACCCTGGGGCGTTGCGACGCTGATTTGTTCGATGGCTGCGCGCATGCGTTCCGCATGGCTGAGCGCGTTCATTTTGTTGCAGCCTGGCAGGATTAGAATGAATTCCTCGCCGCCGAAGCGTCCCAGGGCATCGTA is a window of Pirellulales bacterium DNA encoding:
- a CDS encoding dCTP deaminase: RLGLFVHVTAGFGDVGFCGFWTLEMFAVQPVRIYPGVPICQIFYHQVCGEITEYQSDKYQHNRDIQPSLLFKELNPDEQRDPQLKLEFGMERSH